The genomic stretch CTGATGCTGAATCGCTTTGGAAGGTTGTGTCCAGTAATCAATCCGCATCATCATGGTGGTGTTCACCGGATTGGTTCTCCACCAGGCCAGACTGGCAAAGATCCACAATTGAACCAGTAGAATCACACTGACGATGACAAGCATCGTGCGGATCAGAAAGGCTTTCATGTCAGTGCGTTACTCCTGAAAATTTAATTTTTCGTGTTAAGCTTATTCGAAATATACAATCACAGCAAAAAAATAGCATGTCTGAATACTCTCCCCCTGTCGAACATCGCAAACTTGAAATGCATCTCTGGTGGATCACCGCCATTTTAATCGGGATCAATGTTGGATTATTTGGCTGGCAAGCCATCAATGGCATGGATGTTAGCCAGCCGAGTACCCGAGACGCTATTCTCTGGGGTGCCGATTATGCACCTTTAACCTATTTAGCGGAACCCATGCGCTTGTTTAGCAGCATGTTTTTTCATTTTGGCCTGATTCACCTGATGTTGAATATGTGGGCCTTGTATATTTTTGGTAGTGTTGCCGAACAACTGTTTGGCCGGATGTATTTTATTGGCCTGTATGTGTATGCCGGATTAATGGGCAGCCTGCTCAGTGGCTATATGAACATTCAGGACAGCTATCGCCTGGTCGAAGGTGGTGTGGCCAATCCCGATTTATTGCCTGCGGTCAGTGCCGGCGCATCTGGTGCCGTGATGGGACTCGGGGCTTCTCTCACGGTGCTGGCCTTATTGCCAATGCTGCCACAGCAACGTTTTATCCTGGATAAAAAAACCCTAGTGATGGTGATGGGTCTAAACCTCGCGCTGGGTTTTATGATCAGCGGAATCAACAATGCCGCACATATTGGCGGCATGCTGATGGGAGCTTTTCTCACCTTGCTCTGGTACATCGGTCAAAAAATGCAGCGTAGCCACCTGTTCAATCTGATTGCCCTGCTTGTCGGTTTCGGCATTTGTGTGCTGCTTTATCAACATAACTTAGCCTTACTCAAACCCATTCGCCCACTGTGGCAAGAGATTCTGG from Acinetobacter lwoffii encodes the following:
- a CDS encoding rhomboid family intramembrane serine protease; the protein is MSEYSPPVEHRKLEMHLWWITAILIGINVGLFGWQAINGMDVSQPSTRDAILWGADYAPLTYLAEPMRLFSSMFFHFGLIHLMLNMWALYIFGSVAEQLFGRMYFIGLYVYAGLMGSLLSGYMNIQDSYRLVEGGVANPDLLPAVSAGASGAVMGLGASLTVLALLPMLPQQRFILDKKTLVMVMGLNLALGFMISGINNAAHIGGMLMGAFLTLLWYIGQKMQRSHLFNLIALLVGFGICVLLYQHNLALLKPIRPLWQEILEMMQQQLKL